A genomic segment from Necator americanus strain Aroian chromosome III, whole genome shotgun sequence encodes:
- a CDS encoding hypothetical protein (NECATOR_CHRIII.G10752.T1), producing MLLRRRRTRDRPRDVQMVLRRHFSTVPSKMSSMAIMNRTGPITAPRLQFPLQNGVVHAAGVLRLLWFFINHDIICRSLNVHKFRDRWCSPVRQRLDGMFPPNDKTASPTAHRWQLTTDEHLFVLPLYCLSRVQALLEFLSFLSKLTPFQAPSSLTYISPRDLIAADDAAFLSNFSWL from the coding sequence ATGTTACTACGTCGTCGGCGTACTAGAGATCGACCAAGGGACGTgcagatggtgctaagacgacACTTCTCAACTGTTCCTAGCAAGATGTCATCGATGGCAATTATGAACAGGACGGGTCCCATTACAGCCCCTCGtctccagtttccacttcaaaacggtgttgtacatgcGGCTGGTGTTCTCCGACTCCTGTGGTTCTTCATTAACCACGATATAATATGTCGGTCGTTGAACGTGCACAAGTTCAGGGACAGATGGTGCTCGCCGGTGAGGCAACGACTTGACGGAATGTTCCCACCAAATGACAAAACTGCATCCCCGACCGCGCATCGTTGGCAGTTGACAACAGACGAACACCTTTTCGTCCTGCCGCTATACTGCCTTAGTAGAGTACAGGCTTTACTTGAGTTCCTGTCCTTCCTGTCCAAGCTCACGCCTTTCCAAGCTCCTTCATCTTTAACTTACATTAGTCCTCGCGATCTTATTGCGGCTGACGACGCAGCTTTCCTCTCGAACTTCTCCTGGTTGTAA